A single Microbacterium protaetiae DNA region contains:
- a CDS encoding 5-methyltetrahydropteroyltriglutamate--homocysteine S-methyltransferase, with the protein MTTPPYRADIVGSFLRPAALKDARARHLEGVLDDEGLRKVEDAAIADLVQKEADAGLAVATDGEFRRSWWHFDFFGYLGGVDIVELDHGIQFQGVQTKSRGVGISGPIRFDPRHPFVDHFRSVAELAARTGATPKFTIPSPTVLDFRLEPGHIGGAYDGRDAIVDDLVQAYRDAIAAFYDAGARYLQLDDTAWAYLCSQVELDKAAARGIEVDGIAERYADILNRVLAGKPDDLTVTTHVCRGNFRSTWISSGGYEPVAEQLLDVVQYDGYFLEYDSDRAGGFEPLRFLPKGDKRVVLGLVTSKSGQLENPDDIKRRIDEAAAFAPLEQLALSPQCGFASTEEGNTLTEDEQWAKVRSVVRIAEDVWG; encoded by the coding sequence GTGACCACTCCCCCGTATCGCGCCGACATCGTCGGCAGTTTCCTCCGTCCTGCCGCTCTCAAGGACGCCCGCGCCCGCCACCTCGAAGGAGTCCTCGACGACGAGGGCCTGCGGAAGGTCGAAGACGCGGCGATCGCCGATCTCGTGCAGAAGGAGGCCGATGCCGGCCTCGCGGTCGCCACCGACGGCGAGTTCCGCCGCTCGTGGTGGCACTTCGACTTCTTCGGATATCTGGGCGGCGTCGACATCGTCGAGCTCGACCACGGCATTCAGTTCCAGGGGGTGCAGACCAAGTCGCGGGGCGTCGGGATCTCGGGCCCGATCCGGTTCGACCCGCGGCATCCCTTCGTCGATCACTTCCGGTCGGTCGCAGAACTGGCCGCGCGCACCGGCGCGACGCCGAAGTTCACCATCCCCTCGCCGACCGTGCTCGACTTCCGCCTCGAACCGGGACACATCGGCGGGGCCTACGACGGCCGCGATGCCATCGTCGACGACCTGGTGCAGGCCTACCGCGACGCCATCGCCGCGTTCTACGACGCCGGCGCGCGCTACCTGCAGCTCGATGACACCGCCTGGGCGTACTTGTGCAGCCAGGTCGAGCTCGACAAGGCCGCCGCCCGTGGCATCGAGGTCGACGGCATCGCCGAGCGCTACGCCGACATCCTCAACCGCGTGCTGGCCGGCAAGCCCGACGACCTCACCGTGACAACGCACGTGTGCCGCGGCAACTTCCGCTCGACGTGGATCTCGTCGGGCGGCTACGAGCCGGTTGCCGAGCAGCTGCTGGATGTCGTGCAGTATGACGGCTACTTCCTCGAGTACGACAGCGACCGCGCGGGCGGGTTCGAGCCTCTGCGCTTCTTGCCCAAGGGCGACAAGAGGGTCGTGCTGGGCCTGGTGACGTCGAAGTCGGGGCAGTTGGAGAACCCCGACGACATCAAGCGGCGCATCGATGAGGCCGCGGCCTTCGCCCCCCTCGAGCAGCTTGCGCTCAGCCCGCAGTGCGGGTTCGCCTCGACCGAGGAAGGCAACACGCTCACCGAAGACGAGCAGTGGGCCAAGGTGCGCTCGGTCGTCCGGATCGCGGAGGATGTCTGGGGCTGA
- a CDS encoding GIY-YIG nuclease family protein: MTGFTYILRCADGTFYVGSTVDLSRRLEQHQQGLGSAYTRRRLPVELAWSNQFDRIDEAFGWEKRIQGWSHAKRQALIDGGFDAVIGWRTRTRAAQRPASA; encoded by the coding sequence ATGACGGGCTTCACCTACATCCTGCGCTGCGCCGACGGCACGTTCTATGTCGGTAGCACCGTCGACCTCTCCAGACGCCTCGAACAGCATCAGCAAGGGCTCGGAAGCGCATACACTCGGCGTCGGCTCCCGGTCGAGTTGGCGTGGAGCAATCAGTTCGATCGCATCGACGAGGCCTTCGGCTGGGAGAAGCGCATCCAGGGATGGAGCCACGCGAAGCGGCAAGCGCTGATCGACGGAGGCTTCGACGCAGTCATCGGGTGGAGAACAAGGACGCGAGCCGCCCAGCGTCCGGCGAGCGCGTAG
- a CDS encoding VOC family protein translates to MAHQENFDLAHLGAIELFTPKFEESLHFFRDICAMREVARVGDSAYLRCWDEYQLYTLKLTGSDTNGVGRTLVRATSNDALNRRVAAIEKAGLGHGWRDPEVGVGRSYEFEDPDGHTLAIYYDTEHYVPDDEDRPALKNQASAFPGRGINARRMDHINYLAADAHAAGEFWQDVMMARESERVRMDDGHFSARWFRFHQKSYDVVYSEDWTGERGRFHHFAFAPDNREDILKAADICLENGIYIEYGPYKHAINQTFFLYVWEPGGNRIEFANAQARLLVDPDWPVVEWSQAERAKGQAWGMKTVATFHTHGTPFVENQEEIDRQALAGH, encoded by the coding sequence ATGGCACACCAGGAGAACTTCGATCTCGCGCACCTCGGCGCGATCGAGCTTTTCACACCCAAGTTCGAAGAGAGCCTGCATTTCTTCCGCGACATCTGCGCAATGCGCGAGGTCGCACGGGTGGGTGATTCGGCGTATCTGCGCTGCTGGGATGAGTACCAGCTGTACACGCTGAAGCTCACCGGCTCCGACACGAACGGCGTCGGTCGCACCCTCGTGCGCGCGACCAGCAACGACGCCCTGAACCGTCGTGTCGCCGCGATCGAGAAGGCAGGCCTCGGCCACGGCTGGCGTGACCCCGAGGTGGGCGTGGGCCGCTCGTACGAATTCGAAGACCCCGATGGGCACACCCTGGCGATCTACTACGACACCGAGCACTACGTGCCCGACGACGAGGATCGCCCCGCGCTGAAGAACCAGGCCTCGGCATTCCCCGGTCGCGGCATCAACGCGCGCCGCATGGACCACATCAACTATCTCGCCGCCGACGCGCACGCTGCCGGCGAATTCTGGCAGGACGTCATGATGGCGCGAGAGTCAGAGCGGGTGCGGATGGATGACGGGCACTTCTCGGCGCGGTGGTTCCGGTTCCACCAGAAGTCATACGATGTCGTCTACTCCGAGGACTGGACGGGTGAGCGTGGGCGCTTCCACCACTTCGCCTTCGCACCCGACAACCGCGAGGACATCCTCAAGGCCGCCGACATCTGCCTCGAGAACGGTATCTACATCGAGTACGGCCCGTACAAGCACGCCATCAACCAGACCTTCTTCCTGTACGTGTGGGAGCCCGGCGGCAACCGTATCGAGTTCGCCAATGCGCAGGCACGGCTGCTGGTCGACCCCGACTGGCCGGTCGTGGAGTGGAGTCAGGCCGAGCGCGCGAAGGGACAGGCGTGGGGCATGAAGACCGTCGCGACCTTCCACACGCACGGCACCCCGTTCGTCGAGAACCAGGAGGAGATCGACCGCCAGGCCCTCGCGGGGCACTGA
- a CDS encoding 4-carboxy-4-hydroxy-2-oxoadipate aldolase/oxaloacetate decarboxylase produces MSPVIVTDIARADAATVDALAVHGVATVHEAMGRTGLVGTGFSGIGLRPIQQDVRVAGTAVTVLSHPGDNLMIHAAVEQCRSGDLLVVATTSPSTDGAFGELFATALHARGVRGLVTTTGVRDTAELRALGFPVWASAVCAQGTVKNTPGSINVPVIVGGVLIRPGDVVVADDDGVLCVPRTDAAQALAASDARFEKEEADRAAYAGGQLSLDRKGLRPTLTDLGIVYMTQQEYDAG; encoded by the coding sequence GTGCACGGGGTCGCCACCGTTCACGAGGCGATGGGCCGCACCGGCCTTGTCGGCACCGGGTTTTCGGGGATCGGGCTGCGTCCGATCCAGCAGGACGTGCGGGTCGCGGGAACGGCCGTGACAGTGCTCAGCCATCCCGGTGACAACCTGATGATCCACGCGGCCGTCGAGCAGTGCCGGTCCGGTGACCTGCTGGTGGTGGCCACGACCTCTCCCTCGACCGACGGCGCGTTCGGTGAGCTTTTCGCCACGGCGCTGCACGCCCGGGGCGTGCGCGGTCTGGTCACCACGACCGGTGTGCGTGACACGGCCGAGTTGCGTGCTCTCGGTTTTCCGGTGTGGGCCTCGGCGGTGTGCGCGCAGGGCACCGTGAAGAACACCCCCGGATCGATCAACGTGCCCGTCATCGTCGGTGGGGTGCTCATCCGGCCCGGCGACGTGGTCGTCGCCGACGATGACGGGGTGCTGTGCGTGCCCCGCACCGACGCGGCCCAAGCTCTGGCGGCATCCGATGCCCGGTTCGAGAAGGAAGAGGCAGACCGGGCCGCGTACGCGGGCGGGCAGTTGAGCCTGGACCGCAAAGGACTGCGCCCGACCCTCACCGACCTCGGCATCGTCTACATGACCCAACAGGAATACGATGCCGGCTGA
- a CDS encoding class I adenylate-forming enzyme family protein: MTGNTEYDPSELQRVFESSFTWAAAFARNTHRYARRPALSDPPSGRSWTYAELGMATGRLVDGLRAHGVGVGDIVCYQLKNTPEFAFLYIAAQGLRAVSSPMNFRLAPAETAHIIDGAKPVVFVYDGTDAANAAEALKIASHRPRVIAAVGGELIDGAIPFDELLAADAASFHAPEGASTWDETSRLYTSGTTGMPKAVPLTSLNEMLTAHDVTMHFPLSPTDKTMNMSPWFHRGGNYCAGPNTAFFVGAEVVTLPQFDPDLVLDSVEQYALTYVIGAPTNLERLADAQEARPRDLSSLRGIVTMGAPLSHDAALRYQRVLTARIANGYGTTEAFWNTYLRPDDLPAAAGAAGRACLDDDVAVVRVQPDRLSAPDEYAAKDGTEVGEVIMRSTKSGYAYLGNPEEQAQKFRDGWVYPGDLATWDDDEIVTIVGRKDDMIISGGENVHPVQVEEVLAGHAGVADSIVVGLPDPEWGELVVAYVQPRQGELTDAAAAASELDAFLRSSVHLADFKRPRRYAFVTELPYTATGKKQHFKLKEQAPADSDAGRFVAP; the protein is encoded by the coding sequence ATGACCGGAAACACCGAGTACGACCCGAGCGAACTGCAGCGGGTCTTCGAGAGCAGTTTCACCTGGGCTGCCGCCTTCGCGCGCAATACCCACCGCTACGCGCGTCGGCCCGCGCTCAGCGATCCGCCCAGTGGGCGTTCGTGGACATATGCCGAACTCGGAATGGCCACCGGCCGCCTCGTCGACGGCCTGCGCGCGCATGGCGTGGGCGTCGGCGACATCGTCTGCTACCAGCTGAAGAACACTCCCGAATTCGCTTTTCTGTACATCGCCGCGCAGGGGCTGCGGGCCGTGAGCTCGCCGATGAACTTTCGGCTGGCACCGGCCGAGACCGCCCATATCATCGACGGTGCCAAGCCCGTGGTGTTCGTCTACGACGGGACGGATGCCGCCAATGCGGCCGAGGCGCTGAAGATCGCATCGCACCGGCCGCGCGTCATCGCCGCCGTCGGCGGCGAGCTCATCGACGGGGCCATCCCGTTCGACGAGCTGCTGGCCGCGGATGCGGCATCCTTCCACGCTCCCGAAGGCGCCAGCACGTGGGACGAGACCAGTCGGCTGTACACGAGCGGCACCACCGGCATGCCGAAGGCGGTGCCGCTGACGAGCCTGAACGAGATGCTCACGGCGCATGACGTGACGATGCACTTTCCGCTGAGCCCCACCGACAAGACGATGAACATGTCGCCGTGGTTCCATCGCGGCGGCAACTACTGCGCCGGACCGAACACGGCCTTCTTCGTGGGGGCCGAAGTCGTCACACTCCCCCAGTTCGACCCCGACCTCGTGCTGGACTCAGTCGAGCAGTACGCACTGACCTACGTGATCGGCGCCCCCACGAACCTCGAGCGGCTCGCCGACGCACAAGAGGCCCGACCGCGCGACCTTTCCAGCCTGCGCGGCATCGTGACCATGGGCGCACCGCTCAGCCACGACGCTGCCCTGCGCTATCAGCGCGTGCTCACCGCGCGCATCGCCAACGGATACGGCACGACCGAGGCGTTCTGGAACACCTATCTTCGCCCCGACGACCTGCCGGCCGCGGCGGGGGCGGCCGGGCGCGCGTGCCTCGACGACGACGTCGCCGTCGTGCGAGTGCAGCCCGATCGCCTGTCGGCGCCCGACGAATATGCGGCCAAGGACGGCACCGAGGTCGGCGAGGTCATCATGCGCTCGACCAAGTCGGGGTACGCGTATCTGGGCAATCCCGAGGAGCAGGCGCAGAAGTTCCGCGACGGGTGGGTGTACCCGGGCGATCTGGCCACCTGGGACGACGACGAGATCGTCACGATCGTCGGACGCAAAGACGACATGATCATCTCGGGTGGCGAGAATGTGCACCCGGTGCAGGTCGAAGAGGTGCTGGCCGGTCATGCCGGCGTCGCCGACTCGATAGTGGTCGGACTGCCCGACCCGGAATGGGGCGAGCTGGTCGTCGCTTACGTGCAGCCGCGGCAGGGGGAACTGACGGATGCCGCGGCCGCGGCATCCGAGCTCGACGCCTTCTTGCGCTCGAGCGTGCACCTTGCCGACTTCAAACGCCCGCGCCGGTACGCGTTCGTCACCGAGCTGCCGTATACCGCCACCGGCAAGAAGCAGCACTTCAAGCTCAAGGAGCAGGCGCCCGCCGACTCCGACGCGGGGCGGTTCGTCGCGCCCTAG
- a CDS encoding 4-oxalomesaconate tautomerase, which yields MLMRGGTSKGAYFLADDVPTDAVERDLLMLRVMGSPDPTQIDGIGGAHPLTSKVAIVSPSREPDVDIDYLFLQVVVDEPVVSDRQTCGNLLAGVGPFALERGIIPATEPTTSVRIRLVNTGDVATASFTVTDGRPDYDGDARIDGVPGTACPIELTLAGSGPLLPTGHPSDTLAGHGVTLVDNGMPVVLMDAAEFGVTGDESPAELEADTSLHAQIESVRRAAGELFGLGDVTDQTVPKMFLLAPPRHGGAIGTRAFIPHRVHTAIGVLMAASVAAGIRIPGAVGADLAHLTDDHDTVLEHPSGAFTARVEVGQDVDGVWRATSSSLRTARKLFDGRVFARPRL from the coding sequence ATGCTGATGCGCGGCGGCACGTCGAAGGGCGCGTATTTCCTCGCCGACGACGTGCCCACCGACGCTGTCGAGCGCGACCTCCTCATGCTGCGGGTGATGGGCAGCCCTGACCCGACCCAGATCGATGGCATCGGCGGCGCGCACCCGCTCACCAGCAAGGTCGCTATCGTCTCGCCCTCTCGCGAGCCCGACGTCGATATCGACTATCTGTTCCTGCAGGTCGTGGTCGACGAGCCCGTCGTCAGCGACCGGCAGACCTGCGGCAACCTGCTGGCCGGTGTCGGCCCGTTCGCGCTCGAGCGCGGAATCATCCCGGCGACCGAGCCGACCACCAGCGTGCGGATCCGGCTGGTGAACACCGGCGATGTGGCTACGGCATCGTTCACCGTCACCGACGGGCGCCCGGACTATGACGGCGACGCGCGCATCGACGGGGTGCCCGGCACCGCGTGCCCCATCGAGCTGACCCTGGCCGGCTCCGGGCCGCTGCTGCCCACCGGGCATCCCTCCGACACCCTCGCCGGACACGGCGTGACCCTCGTCGACAACGGCATGCCCGTCGTGCTGATGGATGCCGCCGAGTTCGGCGTCACCGGCGACGAGAGCCCTGCCGAGCTCGAGGCCGACACGAGCCTGCACGCCCAGATCGAGAGCGTGCGTCGGGCTGCGGGCGAGCTGTTCGGACTCGGGGATGTCACAGATCAGACCGTGCCCAAGATGTTCCTGCTCGCCCCACCACGACACGGGGGAGCCATCGGCACCCGCGCGTTCATCCCGCACCGCGTGCACACCGCGATCGGCGTGCTGATGGCAGCATCCGTGGCCGCCGGCATCCGCATCCCCGGCGCCGTCGGCGCCGACCTTGCCCACCTCACCGACGACCACGACACCGTGCTCGAGCACCCCAGCGGCGCCTTCACCGCACGCGTCGAGGTGGGGCAGGATGTGGATGGGGTCTGGCGGGCGACATCATCGTCGTTGCGCACGGCCCGCAAGCTCTTCGACGGACGCGTCTTCGCGCGCCCCCGATTGTGA
- a CDS encoding GNAT family N-acetyltransferase encodes MSTNDLRVLALPHGLASAAASITTRPVATTDRDRLADIYLAAYPAQIGAADLADARTEMDATFAGAYGTLRFDASGVSLDRHGEVTGAILVTTRSIWDEGVPGPFVIDLFVDPTAQGHGHGRALVQAAIDACTATGDETLSLRVGEGTTPAAHALYASLGFATPVA; translated from the coding sequence ATGAGCACGAACGATCTGCGCGTTCTCGCGCTGCCCCACGGCCTCGCGTCGGCTGCGGCATCCATCACCACCCGTCCGGTCGCGACCACAGACCGTGACAGGCTCGCCGACATCTACCTTGCGGCCTATCCTGCGCAGATCGGCGCGGCCGACCTCGCCGACGCACGGACCGAGATGGATGCCACATTCGCGGGCGCATACGGGACGCTACGTTTCGATGCGAGCGGCGTCTCGCTCGACCGCCACGGAGAGGTCACCGGCGCGATTCTCGTCACCACCCGCTCGATCTGGGATGAGGGCGTGCCCGGCCCCTTCGTGATCGATCTGTTCGTGGATCCCACAGCGCAGGGCCACGGGCATGGCCGCGCGCTCGTGCAGGCGGCGATCGACGCCTGCACCGCCACTGGCGACGAGACGCTCTCGCTGCGCGTGGGTGAGGGAACGACTCCTGCCGCTCATGCCCTTTATGCGTCGCTCGGGTTCGCGACGCCGGTGGCCTGA